Proteins co-encoded in one Zalophus californianus isolate mZalCal1 chromosome 9, mZalCal1.pri.v2, whole genome shotgun sequence genomic window:
- the PLEKHA5 gene encoding pleckstrin homology domain-containing family A member 5 isoform X14: MAADLNLEWICSLPRSWTYGITRGGRVFFINEEAKSTTWLHPVTGEAVVTGHRRQSTDLPTGWEEAYTFEGARYYIK; encoded by the exons ATGGCGGCGGATCTGAACCTGGAGTGGATCTGCTCCCTGCCCCGGTCCTGGACTTACGGGATCACCAGGGGCGGCCGAGTCTTCTTCATCAA CGAGGAGGCGAAGAGCACCACCTGGCTGCACCCCGTCACCGGCGAGGCCGTGGTTACCGGACACCGGCGGCAGAGCACAG ATTTGCCTACTGGCTGGGAAGAAGCATATACTTTTGAAGGTGCAAGATACTATATAAA atga